The Elaeis guineensis isolate ETL-2024a chromosome 13, EG11, whole genome shotgun sequence genome includes a region encoding these proteins:
- the LOC105056311 gene encoding AAA-ATPase At3g50940, with protein MATTKTLLSTVASVTASVVLVRTIANDLVPEHIRYYLFSSLSSFLGRFSSQLTIVIDELDGITVNKMYRSAEIYLGTKVSPATRRLRVTKQDDSEALDVTMERGEDVEDVFQGVRFRWQLLSREANRPMYHTHRRRHYFYDSTPSEVRYFQLTFHRKHKDLALKSYLPHVLDQAKAIKEQSKTLKLYTNEDDMWTPVNLQHPATFETLAMDDEQKKEVMDDLTRFVKRKEFYRRTGKAWKRGYLLHGPPGTGKSSLIAAMANFLRFDVYDLEMTEVRSNSALRSLLVGTANRSILVVEDIDCSLDLQNRDGEKKVVKETKNSDDEIEKVTLSGLLNFVDGLWSSCGEERIIVFTTNYKDRLDPALLRPGRMDVHVPMGYCGPTGFRVLASNYHCLGDHPLFKEIEALIKEVEVTPAEVAEELMKSDDAEIALRGLIMKLIETKKKKAAGPDQNEDQEGGGNLIDGGQA; from the exons ATGGCCACCACCAAAACATTGCTCTCCACCGTCGCCTCCGTCACCGCCTCCGTCGTCCTCGTCCGCACCATCGCTAACGACCTCGTCCCCGAGCACATCCGATACTACCTCTTCTCCTCCCTGAGCTCCTTCCTCGGCCGCTTCTCCTCCCAGCTCACCATAGTCATCGACGAGCTCGATGGCATCACCGTCAACAAGATGTACCGCTCCGCCGAGATCTACCTCGGCACCAAAGTCTCCCCCGCCACCCGCCGTCTCCGCGTCACCAAGCAAGACGACTCCGAGGCCCTCGACGTCACCATGGAGCGCGGCGAGGACGTCGAAGACGTCTTCCAAGGGGTGCGCTTCCGGTGGCAACTCCTATCTCGGGAAGCCAACCGCCCCATGTACCACACCCACCGCCGCCGCCACTACTTCTATGACTCCACCCCGTCGGAAGTCCGCTACTTCCAGCTAACCTTCCACAGGAAGCACAAAGACCTGGCCCTCAAGTCCTACTTGCCTCACGTCCTGGACCAAGCCAAAGCGATCAAAGAGCAGTCCAAAACGCTGAAGCTTTACACCAACGAGGACGACATGTGGACGCCTGTGAATCTCCAACACCCCGCGACATTCGAGACCCTGGCGATGGACGACGAGCAGAAGAAGGAGGTGATGGATGACTTGACCCGGTTCGTGAAGAGGAAGGAGTTCTATAGGAGAACAGGGAAGGCCTGGAAGCGGGGTTACTTGTTGCACGGCCCGCCGGGGACCGGGAAGTCGAGTTTGATCGCAGCGATGGCGAATTTTCTGAGGTTCGACGTGTACGATTTGGAGATGACGGAGGTGAGAAGCAATTCGGCGTTGAGATCTCTGCTCGTCGGGACGGCCAACCGATCCATACTGGTGGTGGAGGATATCGACTGCTCCCTCGACTTGCAGAACAGGGATGGAGAGAAGAAGGTAGTCAAGGAAACCAAGAATTCCGATGATGAAATAGAAAAG GTGACACTTTCTGGTCTGTTAAACTTTGTCGATGGGCTGTGGTCGAGCTGTGGGGAAGAGAGGATCATCGTGTTCACTACCAATTACAAGGACCGGCTGGACCCGGCACTGCTGCGGCCGGGCAGGATGGATGTGCACGTTCCGATGGGTTACTGCGGTCCCACCGGGTTCAGGGTGCTGGCTTCCAACTACCATTGTCTCGGCGACCACCCACTCTTCAAGGAGATCGAAGCATTGATCAAAGAGGTGGAGGTCACACCAGCCGAGGTTGCAGAAGAGCTGATGAAGAGCGACGACGCCGAAATCGCGCTCCGAGGGCTCATCATGAAGCTTATcgaaacaaagaagaagaaagccgCTGGTCCAGATCAAAATGAGGACCAGGAGGGTGGAGGAAACCTAATTGATGGAGGTCAAGCTtga